The proteins below come from a single Mucilaginibacter mali genomic window:
- a CDS encoding alpha-ketoglutarate-dependent dioxygenase AlkB family protein: MEYRPSLIDAQASDQLLQYFIETTPWKQTTQKLWDKEYLTPRLTCWYGETERIAGTLPWTPELQMIREMVEPLAGIQFNSVLLNYYRDGNDSVAWHSDKESIMGSQPVIASVSFGQVRSFDIRNKQDHREHYSVRLEHGSFLLMKSGLQEAFEHRIAKSNKPMKARINLTFRLVI; encoded by the coding sequence TTGGAATACAGACCCAGCTTGATCGATGCGCAGGCCAGCGATCAATTGCTTCAATATTTTATTGAAACTACACCCTGGAAGCAAACGACGCAGAAGTTGTGGGATAAAGAATACCTGACGCCACGACTGACCTGCTGGTATGGCGAAACGGAACGCATCGCAGGAACTTTGCCCTGGACGCCGGAATTGCAAATGATTCGCGAAATGGTAGAGCCTTTGGCGGGTATCCAGTTCAATAGTGTTTTACTGAACTATTATCGTGATGGTAATGATTCGGTGGCCTGGCACAGCGATAAGGAAAGCATCATGGGCAGCCAGCCGGTGATCGCTTCGGTGAGCTTCGGGCAGGTACGCAGTTTTGACATCCGTAATAAGCAGGATCACCGGGAACACTACTCGGTTCGCCTGGAGCACGGTTCATTTCTACTGATGAAGTCCGGTTTACAGGAAGCTTTCGAGCACCGCATTGCCAAATCTAACAAGCCAATGAAGGCCCGGATCAACC
- a CDS encoding SOS response-associated peptidase, with protein sequence MCGRVLIGEQKDILITGRDGRQFKPKPNTGGNPGSMLTVVTDAMPDKVQQYRWGLLTADDEKIHSKHKHAKIENLHTVWRNQLGKKHCVIRIQAFFEYNKDQKKSYRVERADGKPFYIAGLWDIWLDVATNVLLPTCLMITMPPNRAMAEIHERMPAILERGDVKTWLNGNLAGQQRTAFLQAHPCLPETLKIIVEKEY encoded by the coding sequence ATGTGCGGAAGAGTTTTAATAGGCGAACAAAAAGATATTTTGATCACAGGCAGGGATGGGAGGCAGTTTAAGCCAAAGCCCAATACAGGCGGGAATCCCGGCTCGATGTTAACGGTCGTGACCGATGCTATGCCGGATAAGGTGCAGCAATACCGATGGGGTTTATTGACTGCGGATGATGAAAAAATTCACAGTAAGCATAAGCATGCGAAGATTGAAAATTTGCATACCGTATGGCGCAACCAGTTAGGTAAGAAACATTGCGTGATCCGGATACAGGCTTTTTTTGAGTATAATAAAGACCAGAAGAAATCTTACCGTGTCGAGCGGGCTGACGGCAAACCCTTTTACATCGCAGGATTGTGGGACATTTGGCTGGATGTGGCTACCAATGTGTTATTGCCCACCTGTTTGATGATCACCATGCCGCCGAACCGGGCGATGGCCGAGATCCATGAGCGGATGCCGGCGATCCTGGAGCGGGGCGATGTGAAGACCTGGCTGAACGGGAATTTGGCCGGGCAGCAGCGGACGGCTTTTTTGCAAGCACATCCTTGTTTGCCGGAAACCTTAAAAATTATTGTTGAGAAGGAGTATTAA
- a CDS encoding alpha/beta fold hydrolase yields MKRLLLLFVLISSAAFAQQDILLSTYPYPYEVSYINFDSQHQKLKMAYMDIKPQKPNGKTVVLLHGKNFNGAYWKTTIAALTQDGYRVIVPDQIGFGKSSKPVGYQFTFQQLAQNTKKLLDTLGVKNIELLGHSMGGMIATRFTLMYPNSVSKLVLVDPLGLEDWKRVAPYASIDSNFKKELKTDFAAARKYQQENYYHGTWKPEYDEWAKLQVAWYGDPNYPTVAMDNALTSDMIFTQPVVYEFNLIKASTLLIVGSLDRTAINKDLVNDPAIKAQMGQYPQLAKAAQQQIKGSQLVIIAGAGHLPQIEAFDRYIAAVKKFLAD; encoded by the coding sequence ATGAAACGTTTGCTTTTATTATTCGTCCTCATCTCGTCCGCGGCTTTTGCGCAGCAGGATATTTTATTGAGCACTTATCCGTATCCGTACGAGGTTAGTTATATCAATTTCGATAGTCAGCACCAAAAACTGAAAATGGCCTATATGGATATCAAGCCGCAAAAGCCGAACGGCAAAACGGTAGTACTTTTACACGGTAAAAACTTTAACGGCGCTTACTGGAAAACGACCATTGCAGCTTTGACCCAGGACGGGTACCGGGTGATCGTGCCTGACCAGATCGGCTTTGGGAAATCAAGCAAACCTGTGGGTTACCAGTTCACGTTTCAGCAACTGGCGCAAAACACCAAAAAGCTGCTCGACACACTCGGGGTCAAAAACATCGAATTGTTAGGCCATTCTATGGGCGGTATGATCGCGACCCGGTTTACCTTAATGTATCCCAATAGCGTTTCAAAATTAGTATTGGTTGACCCGCTCGGCCTGGAAGACTGGAAACGCGTCGCGCCCTATGCCTCGATCGACAGTAATTTCAAAAAGGAACTAAAAACCGATTTCGCCGCGGCCAGGAAATACCAGCAGGAGAATTATTACCACGGCACCTGGAAACCCGAATATGATGAATGGGCCAAACTGCAGGTGGCCTGGTACGGCGACCCGAATTACCCAACGGTCGCCATGGATAATGCACTCACTTCTGATATGATCTTTACACAGCCGGTGGTTTACGAATTTAATTTGATCAAGGCATCCACTTTACTGATCGTAGGCAGTTTAGACCGTACCGCCATTAACAAAGACCTGGTCAACGACCCGGCTATCAAAGCCCAAATGGGACAATATCCCCAATTGGCTAAAGCAGCCCAACAACAGATCAAAGGTTCGCAGTTGGTCATCATCGCGGGTGCAGGCCACTTGCCGCAGATCGAAGCCTTTGACCGGTATATCGCCGCCGTGAAAAAGTTCCTCGCTGATTAA
- a CDS encoding SDR family NAD(P)-dependent oxidoreductase — protein MAKIFITGSADGLGQLAARQLMKDGHVVVLHARDEQRARDALNHAPGAKDVLTADLADIGDTKALAEKANALGTFDAVIHNAGVYQVGMQQLLHVNTLAPYILTALMNKPKRLIYLSSGMHLSGHAQWTERLSYADSKLHVLMLAKILARKWPEVYANAVDPGWVPTKMGGRAAPDDLQMGYETQVWLATSHEPAALVSGQYFYHQRQARYNRAADDIAAQERLLAELAGLTGIQL, from the coding sequence ATGGCGAAGATATTTATTACCGGTTCGGCAGATGGCTTAGGGCAACTAGCCGCCCGGCAACTTATGAAGGACGGGCACGTGGTCGTGCTGCATGCACGGGATGAGCAGCGTGCGCGAGATGCATTAAACCATGCTCCGGGTGCAAAAGATGTGCTGACGGCTGATTTAGCTGATATCGGTGACACCAAAGCCCTTGCTGAAAAAGCCAATGCCCTGGGAACGTTTGATGCGGTGATACATAATGCCGGTGTCTACCAGGTCGGGATGCAGCAACTCTTACATGTCAATACGCTCGCGCCTTATATCCTAACGGCGTTAATGAACAAACCGAAGCGGCTTATTTATTTAAGTTCGGGTATGCATTTATCGGGTCATGCGCAATGGACAGAGCGGCTATCTTATGCCGATAGCAAACTGCATGTGTTGATGCTGGCTAAAATCCTCGCGCGTAAATGGCCTGAAGTTTATGCCAATGCGGTCGACCCAGGTTGGGTGCCGACGAAGATGGGTGGCCGGGCCGCGCCCGATGATCTGCAAATGGGTTATGAAACGCAGGTTTGGCTGGCGACCAGCCATGAGCCCGCAGCGTTGGTCAGCGGCCAGTATTTTTACCATCAACGACAGGCACGCTATAACAGGGCAGCGGATGACATCGCTGCCCAGGAGCGGCTACTGGCTGAATTGGCGGGATTGACCGGCATCCAACTTTAA
- a CDS encoding COG1470 family protein codes for MAGLVQAQQQSQQPAAWPPGKSGFTARLMNIEAATSETFRYSTTLHNGSAAARVFELKTDIPFGWTIAYKVDGNQVTSINMDAGKTQDIAIEINAAATASPKKYLVPIRAVAGSDTLKLNLEAVVKGSYSLALSTPTGRLSDEVTSGSQKELQLTVKNTGTLPLNDLTLSAQLPTGWESTFEPASIKQLEAGKTVDVKATIKVPDKTIAGDYAANFTASGSSANSQVAFRLLVKTSLLSGWAGVLVILLAVGIVYYLIRKYGRR; via the coding sequence TTGGCCGGCCTGGTACAGGCGCAACAGCAATCCCAACAACCGGCCGCCTGGCCACCCGGTAAGTCCGGCTTCACAGCCAGGTTGATGAACATCGAAGCCGCCACCAGTGAGACCTTCCGTTACAGTACCACCTTGCATAACGGATCAGCAGCCGCACGGGTCTTTGAATTAAAGACCGACATTCCTTTCGGCTGGACGATCGCCTATAAAGTGGATGGCAACCAGGTCACTTCCATCAATATGGATGCGGGGAAAACCCAGGACATCGCCATCGAGATCAATGCCGCCGCTACCGCATCGCCGAAGAAATACCTGGTCCCGATCCGGGCTGTGGCCGGCTCCGATACATTAAAATTAAACCTGGAAGCCGTTGTCAAGGGTTCCTATAGCTTGGCCTTAAGTACGCCTACCGGGCGGCTGAGCGATGAGGTCACTTCCGGCAGCCAAAAAGAATTACAGCTGACCGTGAAAAATACCGGCACCCTGCCGCTCAACGACCTGACGCTTAGCGCGCAGCTGCCCACTGGCTGGGAATCTACTTTTGAACCCGCCAGCATTAAACAGCTGGAAGCCGGAAAGACGGTTGATGTCAAAGCAACCATCAAAGTACCCGATAAGACCATCGCCGGTGATTACGCAGCCAACTTTACCGCTTCGGGCAGCAGCGCAAATTCACAGGTCGCCTTTCGCTTGCTCGTCAAAACCTCCCTGCTTTCCGGCTGGGCAGGTGTACTGGTCATTTTGCTGGCTGTGGGCATTGTTTATTATCTCATCCGTAAATATGGCAGACGATAA
- a CDS encoding ABC transporter ATP-binding protein, which produces MKDPIIQLTGLTKQYGTVKAVDDLNLNIQQGEIFGLLGPNGAGKTTTILMMLGLTDPTAGTAKVCGYNATSNPILVKRKVGYMPDNVGFYHNLTALENLLYIGRLNGVPENELPDRAAGVLEIVGLTAERHKKTAAFSRGMKQRLGLADVLIKNPEVIILDEPTLGIDPVGVKDFLALIKNLSRQQGLTVLLSSHHLHHVQQVCDRVGIFVSGKLLAQGDITGLSAQLFGAGSHITSVTFEQAVPQPWPLETELRTWPAISHINIHENELETTSSKAITAALVRFLVDKGCNITGVHQKNYGLDDIYQKYFESNE; this is translated from the coding sequence ATGAAAGATCCTATTATACAATTAACGGGGTTGACCAAACAGTATGGTACTGTTAAAGCGGTCGATGACCTGAACCTGAATATTCAGCAGGGTGAGATATTCGGCTTGTTGGGGCCAAACGGGGCCGGTAAGACCACCACCATCTTAATGATGCTTGGCCTGACCGATCCGACTGCCGGGACAGCTAAAGTTTGCGGCTACAATGCGACCAGCAACCCGATCCTGGTCAAACGTAAGGTGGGTTATATGCCTGATAACGTCGGTTTTTATCATAACCTCACGGCTTTAGAGAACCTGCTTTATATCGGGCGGCTGAACGGCGTGCCGGAGAACGAATTACCTGATCGCGCAGCCGGCGTGCTTGAAATCGTCGGTCTGACTGCTGAGCGGCATAAAAAGACCGCCGCCTTTTCCCGTGGCATGAAGCAGCGTCTGGGCCTGGCCGATGTGCTGATCAAAAACCCGGAGGTCATCATCCTCGACGAGCCCACGCTCGGCATCGACCCGGTCGGGGTAAAGGATTTTCTGGCGTTGATCAAAAACCTGAGCCGTCAGCAGGGGCTGACCGTTCTGCTTTCCTCTCATCATTTACACCATGTCCAACAGGTCTGCGACCGGGTGGGTATTTTTGTCAGCGGAAAATTGTTGGCCCAGGGCGACATCACCGGTTTGTCTGCCCAATTGTTTGGTGCTGGCAGTCACATCACATCGGTCACATTCGAACAGGCTGTCCCGCAGCCCTGGCCGCTGGAAACAGAATTAAGAACATGGCCAGCCATCAGCCACATCAACATCCATGAAAATGAACTGGAGACGACCAGCAGTAAGGCTATAACTGCCGCGCTGGTCCGTTTCTTAGTGGACAAAGGCTGTAACATCACTGGCGTCCATCAAAAAAATTATGGTCTTGACGATATCTATCAAAAATATTTTGAATCCAATGAATAA
- a CDS encoding ABC transporter permease, translated as MNKRSPEPGPFSIMVHKEMADHIHSWRLSILIALIVLTFTASMYVSLGHIRSAVADTKDPDHLFLYLKLLTATDNSIPPFHVFLSFLAPLLGISLGFDAVNSEQNNGTLTRLMAQPVYRDNFLLAKFVSALLIVSTLFIALALLMIGGGLLFTGVRMEPAELLRVVGFIAITIVYVAFWVSLSVVLSILFKQAATSALTAIGIWLFFTIFFQIVINLVVRAVMPDPAYLTQAELIRYNDVILNLLRIAPNQLYSDAVTTLLMPSVRSLGPVTMEQMAGAIPAPLPLKESVMIVWPQVSGMLAATAGCFALAYSLFMRREIRS; from the coding sequence ATGAATAAAAGATCTCCTGAACCCGGACCTTTCAGCATCATGGTGCACAAGGAAATGGCGGATCATATCCACAGCTGGCGCCTGAGCATCCTTATTGCGCTCATCGTGCTGACCTTTACGGCTTCCATGTACGTGTCGCTGGGGCATATTCGTTCCGCTGTAGCCGATACGAAGGATCCGGATCATTTGTTTTTATACCTTAAGCTCTTAACGGCAACGGATAACTCGATACCGCCATTTCACGTATTCCTGAGCTTTTTGGCACCGCTCCTGGGCATCAGCTTAGGGTTCGATGCGGTCAATTCCGAGCAGAACAACGGGACGCTGACACGTTTGATGGCGCAGCCGGTCTACCGGGATAACTTCCTCCTGGCCAAATTCGTCAGCGCCCTCCTGATAGTCAGCACCCTTTTTATTGCGCTGGCTTTACTGATGATCGGTGGCGGACTGCTCTTCACCGGTGTGCGCATGGAACCGGCGGAGCTGCTCCGGGTAGTTGGCTTTATCGCGATCACGATCGTCTATGTCGCATTTTGGGTTAGCTTATCGGTCGTGCTTTCCATCTTGTTTAAACAGGCGGCCACATCCGCGCTCACCGCCATCGGTATATGGCTGTTTTTTACCATATTCTTTCAGATCGTGATCAATCTTGTGGTCAGGGCTGTCATGCCAGATCCGGCCTACCTGACCCAGGCTGAACTCATCCGTTACAATGACGTGATCTTAAACCTGCTGCGCATCGCACCCAACCAATTGTATTCGGATGCCGTCACTACCTTACTGATGCCATCCGTGCGCAGCCTCGGTCCTGTTACCATGGAGCAGATGGCGGGCGCTATTCCTGCCCCGTTGCCGCTGAAGGAAAGTGTTATGATCGTCTGGCCGCAGGTTAGCGGTATGCTGGCCGCAACCGCCGGCTGCTTCGCGCTGGCTTATTCACTTTTTATGCGCCGCGAGATCAGGAGTTAA
- a CDS encoding Y-family DNA polymerase, which translates to MFAHVDINNCYVSCETLFNPTLKGRVVVVLSNNDGCVIARSNEAKAAGIKMGDAEFMVRKQLKELDAVIFSSNYALYADMSARMMNNLARYTYMLMVYSIDEAFLALNNLTVDLEKHVATISENVMQDTGLSITVGVGPTMALAKLANKASKKMKRDYLVLDTPDKIDAVIKDFPIEDVWGVGRQYYEKLKELGVVTAEDFRQLKADLVRQYMTVQGWRLHQELWGIPCNVIKDVADRSKGIESSQSFNTYQTELEQLEEAAAMHAATVAIKLRQQKSMAMMLTIYLRTNKHNEKHDQHYPSLTVKVPFATNSTQQLTKICVQALRAIYQPGYNYLKTGVRATGIITAGEVQYNLFSNYDAGKQDALSNLMDDINARYGRGALRVAAEGYDKTWKMKQEFLSKQYTTNWKDIIVAR; encoded by the coding sequence ATGTTTGCGCATGTTGATATCAATAACTGCTATGTGAGCTGCGAGACGCTCTTCAACCCGACCCTGAAAGGCCGGGTGGTCGTGGTGCTGTCCAACAATGACGGCTGCGTGATCGCCCGAAGCAATGAGGCCAAAGCGGCGGGCATTAAAATGGGGGACGCCGAGTTTATGGTGCGTAAACAGTTAAAGGAACTGGACGCGGTGATCTTCAGCAGTAATTATGCGCTGTATGCCGATATGAGCGCACGAATGATGAACAACCTGGCGCGCTATACCTATATGCTGATGGTGTATAGTATTGATGAAGCTTTCCTGGCGCTGAACAACCTGACGGTTGACTTGGAAAAGCATGTAGCGACTATTAGTGAGAACGTGATGCAGGATACCGGTTTATCCATCACCGTCGGTGTCGGCCCGACGATGGCATTAGCCAAACTGGCTAACAAAGCGTCAAAAAAAATGAAGCGCGATTACCTCGTATTAGATACCCCGGACAAAATCGATGCGGTCATCAAGGATTTTCCCATCGAAGACGTCTGGGGCGTAGGCCGGCAGTATTATGAAAAGTTGAAGGAACTGGGCGTGGTTACTGCGGAAGATTTCCGGCAGCTGAAAGCCGACCTGGTCAGACAATATATGACCGTGCAGGGCTGGCGCCTGCACCAGGAGCTATGGGGTATCCCCTGCAATGTGATCAAAGATGTGGCCGACCGTTCCAAAGGCATCGAATCCAGTCAAAGTTTCAATACCTATCAAACCGAGTTGGAACAGCTCGAGGAAGCGGCGGCGATGCATGCCGCCACCGTCGCGATAAAATTGCGGCAGCAAAAGAGTATGGCCATGATGCTGACGATTTACCTGCGGACCAATAAGCATAACGAGAAGCACGACCAGCATTACCCGAGTCTTACCGTCAAAGTGCCGTTCGCTACCAACAGCACCCAGCAATTGACCAAAATATGTGTGCAGGCGTTAAGAGCCATTTACCAGCCGGGCTATAATTATTTAAAGACCGGGGTCCGGGCAACGGGCATCATCACGGCCGGCGAAGTGCAGTACAACCTTTTCAGCAATTATGACGCCGGCAAACAGGACGCGTTGAGTAATTTAATGGATGATATCAATGCGCGCTACGGGCGGGGCGCTTTGCGGGTGGCCGCTGAGGGGTATGACAAGACCTGGAAGATGAAGCAGGAGTTTTTGAGTAAGCAATACACGACCAACTGGAAGGATATTATCGTTGCGAGATGA
- a CDS encoding LexA family protein produces the protein MLKILVKLKPDPYICEMLRLRKQATKRDVLGFRLPMLTHEEPTLDVTDIIVIDPDNTYYMRMGSEAMTAYHILEDHILVIDRSLPPVPGCIVVFFHEGDFYVREYCPERDKLILRANTPAETIIIAGDQWECWGVVMLTLNPLLQPAQKTGRYGHVCAC, from the coding sequence ATGCTAAAAATATTAGTAAAATTAAAACCTGACCCCTACATTTGTGAGATGCTGAGACTAAGGAAACAGGCGACCAAGAGAGATGTGCTGGGCTTTCGCCTGCCGATGCTGACGCACGAGGAGCCGACGCTTGATGTGACCGATATTATCGTGATCGATCCGGACAATACTTATTATATGCGAATGGGAAGCGAAGCAATGACTGCGTATCATATCCTGGAGGACCATATCCTGGTAATCGACCGTTCACTGCCGCCGGTGCCGGGCTGTATCGTCGTGTTTTTTCATGAGGGTGATTTTTATGTTCGGGAGTATTGCCCGGAACGCGACAAACTGATACTGAGGGCCAATACCCCGGCAGAGACGATCATTATTGCAGGAGACCAATGGGAATGCTGGGGGGTGGTCATGCTGACCCTGAACCCGTTATTGCAGCCCGCACAAAAAACAGGAAGGTACGGCCATGTTTGCGCATGTTGA
- a CDS encoding single-stranded DNA-binding protein codes for MEITGRLVANATVRAVSEDKKVTGFRVAVNRNYQSKGERKQETAFVDCTYWRGDGVAPYLKKGMLVQLSGFMTAEPWVSRDGEPMASLKFRTDNIDMLTKSAQ; via the coding sequence ATGGAAATCACAGGAAGATTGGTAGCAAACGCTACCGTGAGAGCAGTAAGCGAGGACAAAAAAGTAACCGGGTTCAGGGTAGCGGTTAACCGCAATTATCAGTCAAAAGGCGAGCGGAAGCAGGAAACCGCCTTTGTTGATTGCACCTACTGGCGTGGGGATGGGGTTGCGCCGTACTTAAAAAAAGGCATGTTGGTTCAGCTTTCGGGCTTTATGACCGCCGAGCCGTGGGTAAGCCGTGACGGTGAGCCGATGGCAAGCCTGAAATTCAGAACCGATAACATCGACATGCTGACCAAATCGGCGCAGTAA
- a CDS encoding PRTRC system protein C, with translation MKTLILPRIFLHKENGQEIRLTDPNDNFTITDVQNFFAGTYPVLTNAKVIGPEIINDEAVYRFESTMGTKG, from the coding sequence ATGAAAACACTGATTTTACCGAGGATATTCCTGCACAAGGAGAACGGGCAGGAAATCCGATTGACCGACCCCAACGACAATTTCACCATCACCGATGTACAGAACTTTTTCGCCGGAACGTACCCCGTATTGACGAATGCAAAAGTTATCGGGCCGGAAATCATCAACGATGAAGCGGTTTACCGCTTTGAAAGCACGATGGGAACGAAAGGATAG
- a CDS encoding methyltransferase domain-containing protein has product MTIDITRPRSIGSKATRIRTDNVFDKMYPPIVNALSAVHWSPLNVAKAAADFLASPGARILDIGSGAGKFCIAAGSLHPEATFYGIEHREYLVKEADRLRAFTRLDNVKFIYGNVMDIQSENFDHFYFYNSFCEQVHLWGRIDDTVNISKDLYKRYRAHFHAILNDKPPETRLVTYLLVLILITRLITCFFMAILSFPSCFQSGKPLHR; this is encoded by the coding sequence ATGACCATTGATATTACCCGTCCACGGAGCATAGGCTCCAAAGCAACTCGTATACGTACAGATAATGTTTTCGATAAAATGTACCCGCCAATCGTTAATGCCTTATCAGCTGTCCACTGGTCGCCTTTGAATGTGGCTAAAGCAGCAGCTGATTTTCTTGCTTCGCCCGGAGCGCGCATACTCGATATCGGCAGTGGGGCAGGCAAGTTTTGTATCGCCGCCGGAAGCCTTCATCCCGAAGCGACCTTTTACGGTATAGAACACCGGGAATATCTTGTTAAAGAGGCTGATCGGTTAAGAGCATTTACCAGATTGGATAATGTAAAATTTATTTATGGTAACGTAATGGACATTCAAAGCGAAAACTTTGATCATTTTTATTTTTACAACTCATTTTGTGAGCAGGTCCATCTCTGGGGAAGGATCGATGATACGGTAAATATTTCCAAAGACCTTTACAAACGTTATCGGGCTCATTTTCACGCAATATTGAATGATAAACCTCCCGAAACCCGCCTGGTTACCTATCTTTTGGTGTTGATTTTGATTACCCGGTTAATTACTTGCTTTTTCATGGCTATCCTTTCGTTCCCATCGTGCTTTCAAAGCGGTAAACCGCTTCATCGTTGA
- a CDS encoding Crp/Fnr family transcriptional regulator produces the protein MSISGIFPIDRWNFTTQSVLSVLSEEEYNRLISHQSENRYQKGDVIFREGSVPSGIFLIRSGKVKKYKVDQIGKEQIIYVADQGELIGYHAVLSEERYPDSAAALEESLVSFIPKEDFFAALSGSPRFMQKLLKALSHEFTVLSNSISVFAQRTGPERLAIALIVLREKYKSAHFTDQEVILNISRSDLANIAGIAQENVIRLLKEFKTEGILDTEGRKIMIKDIKLLVKRANYR, from the coding sequence ATGAGTATATCGGGAATTTTCCCGATTGATCGCTGGAATTTTACGACACAATCCGTATTAAGCGTTCTTTCGGAAGAAGAATATAATAGATTAATCAGCCACCAATCGGAAAATCGTTACCAAAAAGGTGATGTTATTTTCCGTGAGGGTTCAGTTCCGTCCGGTATTTTTTTGATCAGGAGCGGTAAGGTCAAAAAGTATAAAGTAGATCAGATTGGCAAAGAGCAGATCATCTATGTAGCTGACCAGGGTGAACTCATCGGTTATCACGCGGTACTTTCCGAAGAGCGTTACCCCGATTCTGCTGCGGCCCTGGAAGAAAGTTTAGTTTCCTTTATTCCAAAGGAAGATTTCTTCGCTGCTTTATCAGGCTCGCCTCGTTTCATGCAAAAACTCTTGAAAGCCCTGAGCCATGAATTTACCGTGCTATCGAACAGTATCTCGGTGTTTGCACAGCGCACCGGCCCGGAACGCCTGGCTATAGCACTTATCGTTCTCCGGGAGAAATATAAAAGCGCCCATTTTACGGATCAGGAAGTCATCTTAAATATCTCTCGTTCCGACCTGGCCAACATCGCGGGCATTGCCCAGGAAAACGTCATTCGCTTGCTAAAAGAATTTAAAACAGAAGGTATTCTGGATACCGAAGGCAGAAAGATCATGATAAAAGATATCAAATTGCTCGTCAAGCGGGCTAACTATCGTTAA
- a CDS encoding class I SAM-dependent methyltransferase, which produces MITAFPHSPFPPEPEDNKSLKAPYKRRNPMDCFFRTDADFDWIYPEHFQLMSQKQWTPLQVAKSAAGYLNVKGAKILDIGSGIGKFCLTAAHLYPDSHFFGVEQRHELVHYAKIAKNYLRLENISFIHANITQVNFKEFDHFYFYNSFYENIDRENAIDDSIETSYSLYDYYTQYLQSVLKDKPSGTRVVTYQSLGEILPDGYKQIESSHFTLLRLWIKE; this is translated from the coding sequence GTGATTACTGCATTTCCCCATTCACCCTTTCCGCCGGAGCCGGAGGATAATAAATCATTAAAAGCACCTTATAAAAGAAGAAATCCTATGGATTGTTTTTTTCGCACGGATGCTGATTTTGACTGGATTTATCCCGAACATTTTCAACTGATGTCGCAAAAGCAGTGGACGCCACTTCAGGTGGCAAAATCAGCCGCAGGTTATCTAAACGTTAAGGGGGCGAAGATTTTGGATATCGGTAGCGGAATTGGAAAATTTTGCCTTACGGCTGCACATTTGTATCCTGACTCTCATTTCTTCGGGGTAGAACAAAGGCATGAATTGGTGCATTATGCCAAAATTGCCAAGAATTACCTGCGGTTAGAAAATATCAGCTTTATTCATGCTAACATCACTCAAGTAAATTTTAAAGAGTTTGATCATTTTTATTTCTATAATTCATTTTATGAAAATATTGACAGGGAGAATGCCATCGACGATTCGATAGAGACTTCCTATAGTCTTTATGATTATTACACCCAGTATCTGCAATCCGTTTTGAAGGATAAACCATCCGGTACCAGGGTAGTCACCTATCAAAGCCTGGGTGAGATATTACCCGATGGATATAAACAGATAGAATCATCCCATTTTACCTTACTTCGGTTATGGATCAAAGAATAA